CTCAGACATGATTTCCCAATGATCCTTCCGGTCGCGGATTTTCATCGGGTTGCCACCGAGCATCGCGTTGATGCCGGCTTGCACCGGATCGGAATAATAGATTTCCGCTTCGACAATAATGCGCTCTTCTTTGGAGGAAATCACTTCGACCGATCCGAAGTTGTTTAACATTATAACCATCGATTTGTTTTCTGCTGACAGCTCCCGGCGGTAGGTGTCGTGCTTGAAAACAAAAGCATGGGCGGACACCGCTAATAGCGCGAGTAATCCAAGTACGCTTACGATTCGATTCCTGAGTATCATTTTGCTCCTCGGGTTGAACCGATTCCTTTCCGTTGTTCTTCCACTGAAATAAAAAACTGACTAAAACTTGCATTGAAGTTTGATGATGAGTGGATTATTTGGCGATAATGTCGATACCACCATTTGTCGTTTCCAATTCGATTTTGCCTGTTCCAGAGCCAATCGTTCCGATGGCAGATGTTCGCTTCTTATTCAATTGTAATGTAAAGCCGTCGACATCAATTTTGCCATTCGAGGTCTCGGCAGTCACATGCGCCGAAGCGGTTTTTGGTAAACTCAGCTCAATGCTGCCGTTTGTCGTCTCTGCAATCACTTTCCCATTGGCATCCGGATTACAGTCGATTTCGACGTTGCCATTGGTGGTGGAAGATTTTACACTACGAATGTCACCCTTGACAATCACCGAACCATTCGTCGTTTCCGCTTCGACCTTCCCGGAGCAATTGCGGACATCGATGTTGCCATTGGTAGTGCCACCGAACAACTCGCCTTTACATTCGATAAATTCAAGAGTTCCATTCGTCGACTCGATGTCTGCGCCGCCTTCATTCTTGATACACGTTACGTTACCGTTGGTAGTTCCTACTTCTAATCGCATTCGGGCAGGTACTTTGACTTTGTAAGTTACTGAGTAGTTATAACGAAACAAATTCTTCATTTGCTTGGTCTTAACAGAAATTCGGTTTTCGCTGTTCTTTACATCGATTGTCAACTCTTTGAGGATTTTCTGACATTCGTCTTCATCGGGACCTTTAACTTCTTTAAAGGCGTCAATGATGACCATGTCACTCGAGGAGGCTTCCATATCGACTGAACCGTTTACATTACTCAGATGGAACTCGGCAATTCCGGCACCGCTAACTTCCTGATGGAACTTCTCTTTTACGGTCGATTTCGCCCAAAGCGAACCCGCTAAAGTCAGCAATAACGTGAACACAACTAAAATAGATACTTTGCGGTGCATGATACTTCCCCTTCCGGTTTGTTTGTTAGAGTCTACACCATCGAAAAAAGTTACAAGGCTCGAGACTGCTGAATTACCTGCTTCACTACAATCCGATGATGCTATCCGGTGTCAATACAATTAAACCGTATTGATTGTTTACAACTGTGTATCAATCAGGAATTCAATAACAACGCAACGATGTCATCGGTAGACTTCCCTTCCGCTTCCGCATTGAAGGTCAGTACGATACGGTGACGCAATACCGAAGGCGCAATCGCTTTTACATCGGTGATTTCCGGCGTCGGTTTCCCGGCCAACGCCGCCCGTGCTTTAGCAGCGATAATAAGTCCCTGCGATGCTCGTGGCCCAGCTCCCCATTTTATAAACGGTTTCACGGCTGGCAGCACTTCCGATTCGTCGGGACGGGTTTTGCGAACCAGACCAACGGCATACTGCACCACATTTTCCGCGACGGGAATTCTGCGAATGAGCCCTTGCAACTCGATTAGAGTTGTTCCGGAAAGAATAGGTTGCAGCGAATCGAGAGCGGCGACACCATTCGCTTTTACGATGCGCAGTTCCTCCTCAAAACTGGGATATCCGACTCGCAACATCAACAAGAAGCGGTCTAACTGCGCTTCAGGTAATGGGTAGGTTCCTTCCTGTTCAATAGGATTTTGCGTCGCCAGAACAAAGAACGGCTCTTTTAACTGCATCGTCGTTCCCGAAGTGGTTACTGCATGCTCTTGCATCGCTTCCAACAAAGCTGCTTGTGTTTTTGGGGGGGTTCGATTGATCTCGTCTGCGAGAATAATCTGAGCGAAGATTGGCCCTCGAATAAACCGAAAGTGTTTTTTCCCGGTACCATGTTCCTCTTCCAAGATTTCGGAACCGGTTATATCGGAAGGCATTAGATCTGGGGTAAATTGGATGCGATTGAACTCCAGATCGAGTAAACGGCTAATTGTTCTAACCAACAATGTTTTCGCGAGACCCGGCACTCCGACCAACAAAGCATGACCTCGGGAAAGCAGTGAAATCAGAATTCCTTCGACGACTTCCTGTTGCCCGATGATCACTTTTCCGACTTCCGCTTTTAAGTTGCGGTTTGCCTCGGCGAGCTGTTCGAGCGCTTTTACTTCATCCATAAAACTATCTTCCTTGTGAATTATCGAAAAGTAGTTAATAAACCTACCCGAACAAATTCCTTGCACTCTCCAATCGTTGTGTCTACCTTATTTGTTCATGAGTATAAATCCCGCAAACATCGCGTCTTCATATACTCTTCCAACCCTGATCGGTATGGACCGTTCCGGGTTAGCGGAGTTTTTCTCCGAACAAGCGCAACCGACATACCGGGTCGAACAGGTTTATAAATGGTTGTATTCGCGTGGTGTTCGCGACCCACGGCTGTTTTCAGACATGCCGAAAGCCTTTCGTCAATGGTTGTACGAGAATACGGCTCCGTCAAACCTTTCGATTGCATACCGCACCGAGTCCCAAATCTCTGGCGTAATAAAGTACCTCTTCTTACTACGTGACGAACGTACAATAGAAGGGGTTTGGATTCCCGACAAGGAACGCGCAACGTTGTGCGTTAGTTCACAGGTCGGGTGCGCACTTGGTTGTACCTTTTGTGCTACCGGTACGATGGGACTCATCCGCCAACTCACTACCGGTGAAATCATCGAACAAGCATTAACGGTTCGTTACAGCGAATCGAGACCGCTAACCCATGTCGTCTTCATGGGAATGGGTGAACCGATGCACAATTACGATGCAGTGAAGCGGGCGGTTCGGATTCTGAACGATCCGGCAGGAGTCGCACTGGCGAAACGACACATTACAGTGTCGACAGCGGGCTGGGTGCCGGGTATTTACCAGATGATCGAAGACAAACTCCCATGTCGGTTAGCAATTTCTATGGGCTCACCTGATGATGTGCGTCGTGAAGCAATGATGCCGGTAACGAAAAAGTATTCGTTAGACGAATTGTTTGTTGCAATGAAAGCGTGGGCAGATGCGACCGGT
This bacterium DNA region includes the following protein-coding sequences:
- the rlmN gene encoding 23S rRNA (adenine(2503)-C(2))-methyltransferase RlmN, which translates into the protein MSINPANIASSYTLPTLIGMDRSGLAEFFSEQAQPTYRVEQVYKWLYSRGVRDPRLFSDMPKAFRQWLYENTAPSNLSIAYRTESQISGVIKYLFLLRDERTIEGVWIPDKERATLCVSSQVGCALGCTFCATGTMGLIRQLTTGEIIEQALTVRYSESRPLTHVVFMGMGEPMHNYDAVKRAVRILNDPAGVALAKRHITVSTAGWVPGIYQMIEDKLPCRLAISMGSPDDVRREAMMPVTKKYSLDELFVAMKAWADATGNRVTIEYTLLEGVNDSIADARLLIKRLHGIPAKINVLTYNPGPDAPFRRPSIEQIDRFTAELHERYPGAVTRRLSRGDEIGAACGQLVILEQQKRKNTSVEA
- a CDS encoding DUF4097 family beta strand repeat-containing protein, with product MHRKVSILVVFTLLLTLAGSLWAKSTVKEKFHQEVSGAGIAEFHLSNVNGSVDMEASSSDMVIIDAFKEVKGPDEDECQKILKELTIDVKNSENRISVKTKQMKNLFRYNYSVTYKVKVPARMRLEVGTTNGNVTCIKNEGGADIESTNGTLEFIECKGELFGGTTNGNIDVRNCSGKVEAETTNGSVIVKGDIRSVKSSTTNGNVEIDCNPDANGKVIAETTNGSIELSLPKTASAHVTAETSNGKIDVDGFTLQLNKKRTSAIGTIGSGTGKIELETTNGGIDIIAK
- a CDS encoding AAA family ATPase encodes the protein MDEVKALEQLAEANRNLKAEVGKVIIGQQEVVEGILISLLSRGHALLVGVPGLAKTLLVRTISRLLDLEFNRIQFTPDLMPSDITGSEILEEEHGTGKKHFRFIRGPIFAQIILADEINRTPPKTQAALLEAMQEHAVTTSGTTMQLKEPFFVLATQNPIEQEGTYPLPEAQLDRFLLMLRVGYPSFEEELRIVKANGVAALDSLQPILSGTTLIELQGLIRRIPVAENVVQYAVGLVRKTRPDESEVLPAVKPFIKWGAGPRASQGLIIAAKARAALAGKPTPEITDVKAIAPSVLRHRIVLTFNAEAEGKSTDDIVALLLNS